In Pseudomonas sp. MM213, a genomic segment contains:
- a CDS encoding 2-aminoadipate transaminase: MSSETISRSINIVHPVTLSHGKNAEVWDTEGKRYIDFVGGIGVLNLGHCHPRIVEAIREQATRLTHYAFNAAPHVPYLELMERLAAFIPVDYPVSGMLTNSGAEAAENALKIVRGATGRTAVIAFDGAFHGRTLATLNLNGKVAPYKQKVGVLPGPVFHLPYPSKDNDVTCAEALKAMDRLFSVEIDVDDVACFIVEPVQGEAGFLAMDVEFAQALRKFCDEKNILLIADEIQSGFGRTGQRFAFSRLGIEPDLILLAKSIAGGVPLGAVVGRKSLLDTLPKGGLGGTYSGNPIACAAALATLDEMTDANLHAWGSQQEEAIVSRYEAWRANEVSPYLGRLTGVGAMRGIELANADGTPAPAQLTQLLALAREAGLLLMPSGKSRHIIRLLAPLTTEAAVLEEGLDILEACLKKLT; the protein is encoded by the coding sequence ATGAGCAGCGAAACCATCAGCCGGTCGATCAACATCGTGCACCCTGTCACGCTCAGCCACGGCAAAAATGCCGAGGTCTGGGACACCGAGGGCAAACGCTACATCGACTTTGTCGGCGGCATCGGCGTGTTGAACCTCGGCCATTGCCACCCGCGCATCGTCGAGGCCATTCGCGAACAAGCCACCCGGTTGACGCATTACGCGTTCAACGCCGCCCCGCACGTGCCTTACCTCGAACTCATGGAGCGTCTGGCCGCGTTCATCCCGGTGGATTACCCGGTCAGCGGCATGCTCACCAACAGCGGCGCGGAAGCAGCGGAAAACGCCTTGAAGATCGTCCGGGGCGCGACCGGTCGCACGGCCGTCATCGCTTTCGACGGCGCCTTCCACGGGCGCACCCTCGCCACTCTCAACCTCAATGGCAAAGTCGCCCCCTACAAACAGAAGGTCGGCGTGTTGCCCGGTCCGGTGTTCCACTTGCCCTACCCGAGCAAGGACAACGACGTGACCTGCGCCGAAGCGTTGAAGGCGATGGATCGGCTGTTCAGCGTCGAGATCGATGTCGACGACGTGGCGTGTTTTATCGTCGAGCCTGTGCAGGGTGAGGCCGGTTTCCTGGCGATGGATGTCGAGTTCGCTCAGGCCTTGCGCAAGTTCTGTGATGAAAAGAACATCCTGCTGATCGCCGATGAAATTCAGTCCGGCTTCGGCCGCACAGGCCAGCGGTTTGCGTTCTCGCGACTGGGCATCGAGCCGGACCTGATCCTGCTGGCCAAAAGCATTGCCGGCGGCGTGCCGCTGGGGGCGGTGGTCGGGCGCAAGTCGCTGCTCGACACTTTGCCCAAGGGCGGACTGGGCGGCACTTACTCGGGCAATCCGATCGCCTGCGCCGCTGCGTTGGCGACGCTGGATGAAATGACCGATGCCAACCTGCACGCCTGGGGTTCGCAGCAGGAAGAAGCGATCGTCAGCCGCTACGAAGCCTGGCGAGCCAACGAGGTTTCCCCTTATCTCGGACGCCTGACCGGTGTCGGCGCCATGCGCGGCATCGAACTGGCCAACGCCGACGGCACACCCGCCCCGGCGCAGCTGACACAACTGCTGGCCCTGGCCCGTGAAGCGGGGTTGCTGCTGATGCCTAGCGGCAAGTCGCGGCACATCATCCGGCTGCTGGCGCCGTTGACCACGGAGGCGGCAGTGCTGGAAGAAGGCCTCGACATCCTGGAAGCGTGCCTGAAAAAGCTGACCTGA
- a CDS encoding HopJ type III effector protein, translating into MSDLNTLRASLKSGEHVFADTLAFIAAGYDYQPQAFNNGGVENAAGQNEGSCKTLGLALLEGLSDEEALLAFGEHYRSVVATPEGSDHGNIRALIAHGLAGVKFTQQPLTRR; encoded by the coding sequence ATGAGTGATTTGAACACCCTGCGCGCCAGCCTCAAGAGCGGCGAACACGTTTTTGCCGACACCCTGGCCTTCATCGCCGCCGGTTATGACTACCAGCCACAGGCGTTCAACAACGGTGGCGTGGAAAACGCCGCCGGGCAAAACGAAGGTTCGTGCAAGACCCTGGGCCTGGCGCTGCTGGAAGGGTTGAGCGATGAAGAAGCACTGTTGGCATTCGGCGAGCATTACCGCTCCGTCGTAGCCACCCCAGAAGGCAGCGATCACGGCAACATCCGCGCGTTGATTGCCCATGGATTGGCCGGTGTGAAGTTCACCCAGCAACCCCTGACCCGCCGCTGA
- a CDS encoding DUF1244 domain-containing protein, with the protein MTDQQRLELEAAAFRRLVAHLDSRKDVQNIDLMNLSGFCRNCLSKWYKAAADERQIEVSLDDAREVVYGMPYAEWKAQYQQEASAEQQAAFAKGKPNE; encoded by the coding sequence ATGACTGACCAACAACGCCTCGAACTTGAAGCCGCCGCCTTCCGCCGACTGGTCGCGCACCTGGACAGCCGCAAGGATGTGCAGAACATCGACCTGATGAACCTCTCGGGTTTCTGCCGCAACTGCCTGTCCAAATGGTACAAGGCCGCGGCTGACGAACGTCAGATCGAGGTCAGCCTCGACGACGCCCGTGAAGTCGTCTACGGCATGCCGTACGCCGAGTGGAAAGCCCAATATCAGCAAGAAGCCAGCGCCGAGCAACAAGCAGCGTTCGCCAAAGGAAAACCCAATGAGTGA
- the folX gene encoding dihydroneopterin triphosphate 2'-epimerase, whose amino-acid sequence MPQLQPGMARIRVKDLCLRTFIGINEDEILNKQDVLINLTILYAAQEAVRDNDIDHALNYRTITKAIIAHVEGNRFALLERLTQEILDLVMANESVLYAEVEVDKPHALRFAESVSITLAASR is encoded by the coding sequence ATGCCACAACTTCAACCAGGAATGGCACGCATCCGGGTCAAGGACCTGTGCCTGCGGACGTTCATCGGGATCAACGAGGATGAAATCCTCAACAAGCAGGACGTGCTGATCAACCTGACGATCCTGTATGCAGCCCAGGAAGCGGTGCGTGACAACGACATCGATCACGCGCTGAATTACCGGACCATCACCAAAGCGATCATCGCTCACGTGGAAGGCAATCGCTTTGCCCTGCTCGAACGCCTGACCCAGGAAATTCTCGATCTGGTCATGGCCAATGAGTCGGTGCTGTACGCCGAGGTCGAAGTCGACAAGCCCCACGCCCTGCGTTTCGCCGAGTCAGTGTCGATCACCCTGGCCGCGAGCCGCTGA
- the folE gene encoding GTP cyclohydrolase I FolE, with protein MTLSRPQNALSQNYREILIGLGENPDREGLLDTPARAAKAMQYLCHGYEQCVEEIVNGALFASDNDEMIIVDNIELYSLCEHHLLPFIGKAHVAYIPTGKVLGLSKIARLVDMFARRLQIQENLTRQIADAVQQVTGAAGVAVVIEAQHMCMMMRGVEKQNSTMNTSVMLGAFRESSNTRQEFLQLIGRSK; from the coding sequence ATGACGTTATCCCGGCCCCAGAACGCCCTGTCCCAGAACTACCGCGAGATCCTCATCGGCCTCGGTGAAAATCCCGACCGCGAAGGCCTGCTCGATACGCCGGCGCGCGCAGCCAAAGCCATGCAGTACCTGTGTCATGGTTACGAGCAATGTGTCGAAGAAATCGTCAACGGCGCGTTGTTCGCTTCCGACAACGATGAAATGATCATTGTCGACAACATCGAGCTGTACTCACTCTGTGAACATCACCTGCTGCCCTTCATCGGCAAGGCGCATGTGGCTTATATTCCCACGGGTAAAGTGCTGGGCCTGTCGAAGATTGCGCGGTTGGTGGACATGTTTGCCCGTCGCCTGCAGATCCAGGAAAACCTCACCCGGCAAATCGCCGACGCGGTGCAACAAGTGACCGGTGCCGCCGGTGTCGCGGTGGTCATCGAGGCACAGCACATGTGCATGATGATGCGCGGCGTCGAGAAACAGAATTCGACCATGAACACCTCGGTGATGCTCGGCGCCTTCCGCGAGTCGAGCAACACCCGTCAGGAGTTCCTGCAATTGATTGGACGGAGCAAGTAG
- the folM gene encoding dihydromonapterin reductase yields the protein MTSSSAPILITGAGQRVGLHCAQRLLEDGHALIFSYRTERPGIQALRDLGATAILADFSSEGGILAFISELKTHTDCLRAIIHNASEWLAETPDTDAAAFTRMFSVHMLAPYLINLHCADLLQRSTPADIVHISDDVTRKGSSKHIGYCASKAGLDSLTLSFAAKYAPDIKVNGIAPALLLFNPDDDAAYRAKALAKSALGIEPGSDVIYQSLRYLLDNPYVTGTTLTVNGGRHLK from the coding sequence ATGACCTCTTCATCCGCCCCGATCCTCATCACCGGTGCCGGCCAGCGTGTCGGCCTGCACTGTGCGCAGCGATTGCTCGAAGACGGCCATGCGCTGATCTTCAGCTATCGCACTGAACGCCCCGGCATACAGGCATTGCGTGATCTGGGGGCGACGGCAATCCTCGCCGACTTTTCCAGCGAGGGCGGGATTCTCGCCTTCATCAGCGAACTGAAAACCCACACCGACTGCCTGCGGGCGATCATTCACAACGCATCCGAATGGCTGGCCGAAACGCCGGACACCGACGCTGCAGCGTTTACCCGCATGTTCAGCGTGCACATGCTGGCGCCCTACCTGATCAACCTGCACTGTGCCGACTTGTTGCAACGCTCGACCCCGGCGGACATCGTGCACATCAGCGATGACGTCACGCGCAAGGGCAGCAGCAAGCACATCGGCTACTGCGCCAGTAAAGCCGGGCTCGACAGCCTGACCCTGTCCTTCGCGGCGAAGTACGCGCCTGACATCAAGGTCAACGGCATCGCCCCTGCCCTGCTACTGTTCAACCCTGACGACGACGCGGCGTACCGCGCCAAGGCTCTGGCCAAATCCGCATTGGGTATCGAACCCGGTAGCGACGTGATCTACCAAAGCCTGCGTTATTTGCTCGACAACCCTTATGTCACCGGCACGACCCTGACCGTCAACGGCGGGCGGCACCTCAAGTAA